A window of the Lagopus muta isolate bLagMut1 chromosome 1, bLagMut1 primary, whole genome shotgun sequence genome harbors these coding sequences:
- the TAGLN3 gene encoding transgelin-3: MANRGPSYGLSREVQEKIEQKYDPELESRLANWIIVQCEEQIEPPPPGRQHFQTWLMDGTLLCKLINSLHPKGNEPIAKISESKMAFKQMEQISQFLKAAEIYGVRTTDIFQTVDLWEGKDMAAVQRTLMALGSLAVTKDDGCYKGDPSWFHRKAQQNRRGFSEEQLRQGQNVIGLQMGSNKGASQSGMTGYGMPRQII; the protein is encoded by the exons ATGGCTAACAGAGGACCAAGCTATGGCTTAAGCCGAGAAGTTCAGGAAAAGATTGAACAGAAATATGACCCGGAATTAGAGTCTAGGCTGGCGAACTGGATTATCGTGCAGTGTGAGGAACAGATCGAACCCCCTCCTCCTGGAAGGCAGCATTTCCAGACCTGGCTGATGGATGGAACG CTGTTATGCAAGTTAATAAACAGTTTACATCCAAAGGGAAATGAACCCATTGCAAAGATCTCTGAATCAAAAATGGCTTTCAAGCAGATGGAACAAATTTCTCAGTTCTTAAAAGCTGCTGAAATCTACGGAGTAAGAACAACAGATATTTTCCAGACAGTGGATTTATGGgaag GGAAGGacatggcagcagtgcagagaacCTTAATGGCTCTAGGCAGTTTGGCAGTCACCAAGGATGATGGATGCTACAAAGGGGATCCATCCTGGTTTCACAG gaaagcacagcagaatcGACGGGGGTTTTCAGAAGAGCAGCTTCGTCAGGGACAGAACGTAATAGGCCTTCAGATGGGCAGCAACAAAGGAGCCTCACAGTCGGGTATGACGGGCTATGGGATGCCAAGGCAGATTATCTAA